A stretch of the Halomonas sp. BDJS001 genome encodes the following:
- a CDS encoding glucose/quinate/shikimate family membrane-bound PQQ-dependent dehydrogenase, giving the protein MEESTRDHGKGPAIVVGLLLLIVGLALALGGSKLVSVGGSAYYLIAGLSIIVCGILFTLRRGAALWLYALILFATLVWALWEVGLDWWQLVPRVAILCLIGILLLLPWWRKPLRSKGGSLALMGSIAAAVIVAIASQFNDPGAIEGSLANSNTSADSVNPAQVAGEDWPAYGGTNAGTHYSSLDQITPENIGELEEVWRIQTGDKAGPNAPPEITNQNTPLKVNDSLYICTSHSRAMALSPETGETLWAFDPEISTMGADDFSGWAHMTCRGLAYYDAANYSTDTNDAATDNTEVTNSDAAPSSATALSFDIFDDSDIFSLDLSFLSLLFGVEENGNTQPMLSETDVMCPRRLYLPTADARLIALNADTGERCASFGDNGEIDLTNNIGDFSPGGYYSTSPPTVTENLVILGGHVTDNSSTDEPSGVIRAFDVHTGELVWNWDSGNPDNTDPLPEDETYTRNSPNVWAPISVDEELGLVYLPMGNATPDQYGADRTENDETYSAGLVALNVDDGQVAWVYQFVHHDLWDMDTPAQPVLIDLATNEGTQPAVIQPTKQGSLYVLNRETGEPIVPIEEVPAPQGAVEGDWTAETQPRSALNLLPPPLTERDMWGASPFDQMMCRIQFNSLHYEGQYTPPSLEGSIVYPGNVGVMNWGGVAVDPERQALFTGAKYLAFVSTLIPRKEVEEGQGSASEQGLQANAGAPYAVELGPLLSVLGLPCQAPSWGDVAGIDLQSAEVVWKHRNGTTRDSMPFDLPIGLNVGVPALGGPLTTAGGVSFLSGTLDQYLRGYDITTGEELYKARLPAGGQATPMTYTGQDGRQYVVVTAGGHGTFGTKMGDYVIGYALPE; this is encoded by the coding sequence ATGGAAGAAAGCACGCGCGATCACGGTAAAGGGCCAGCGATTGTCGTTGGCCTTTTACTACTTATTGTCGGCTTGGCGCTCGCGTTAGGCGGCAGCAAGCTCGTCAGCGTAGGCGGCAGTGCCTACTACTTAATTGCCGGGCTGAGCATCATTGTCTGCGGCATTCTATTTACCCTGCGCCGAGGCGCCGCTCTGTGGCTCTACGCGCTGATTCTTTTTGCCACATTAGTGTGGGCGCTGTGGGAGGTTGGCCTCGACTGGTGGCAGTTAGTGCCCCGCGTCGCCATTCTCTGTTTAATCGGCATTCTGTTGTTATTGCCCTGGTGGCGTAAGCCGTTACGTTCAAAAGGCGGTAGCCTGGCACTCATGGGCAGCATTGCCGCCGCCGTTATCGTGGCCATTGCCAGCCAGTTTAACGACCCCGGTGCTATCGAAGGGTCGCTGGCGAATAGCAACACATCAGCCGATAGCGTCAACCCTGCCCAAGTGGCGGGCGAAGACTGGCCCGCCTATGGCGGCACCAACGCAGGCACCCACTACTCCTCACTCGATCAAATTACCCCAGAAAACATCGGCGAGCTTGAAGAGGTATGGCGGATTCAAACCGGGGACAAAGCCGGCCCCAATGCGCCTCCGGAGATCACCAATCAGAATACCCCGCTGAAAGTGAACGACAGCTTGTATATCTGTACCTCGCACAGCCGGGCGATGGCGCTATCACCCGAAACCGGTGAAACCCTCTGGGCGTTTGACCCCGAGATCAGCACCATGGGGGCGGATGACTTCTCTGGCTGGGCGCATATGACTTGCCGCGGCCTCGCCTACTATGACGCTGCAAACTATTCTACTGACACTAACGACGCTGCTACCGATAACACAGAAGTGACAAACAGTGACGCTGCCCCGAGCAGTGCAACGGCTCTCTCTTTCGATATCTTCGATGACAGCGACATTTTCAGCCTGGATCTCTCCTTCCTATCCCTGCTGTTTGGTGTGGAAGAAAACGGTAACACGCAGCCAATGCTCAGTGAGACCGACGTTATGTGCCCACGCAGGCTCTACCTGCCGACGGCGGATGCGCGTTTGATTGCGCTGAATGCCGACACGGGCGAGCGGTGTGCCAGCTTTGGCGATAACGGTGAGATTGATCTCACCAACAATATTGGTGACTTCTCACCAGGTGGCTACTACTCCACCTCCCCGCCTACAGTCACTGAGAACCTGGTCATTCTGGGCGGCCACGTCACCGATAACAGCTCCACCGACGAACCTTCCGGGGTTATCCGTGCCTTTGATGTGCATACCGGCGAGCTGGTGTGGAATTGGGATAGCGGCAACCCTGACAACACCGATCCACTGCCCGAAGATGAGACCTACACGCGTAACTCTCCCAATGTATGGGCACCGATCAGCGTTGATGAAGAACTGGGCCTGGTTTACCTGCCCATGGGTAACGCCACGCCTGACCAGTATGGCGCTGACCGCACTGAGAACGATGAAACTTACAGCGCGGGTCTGGTGGCACTTAACGTCGATGACGGCCAGGTGGCGTGGGTTTATCAGTTTGTGCACCATGACCTATGGGATATGGATACACCGGCACAACCGGTGCTCATTGATCTGGCGACTAATGAGGGCACCCAGCCAGCGGTCATTCAGCCGACCAAGCAAGGCAGCCTATATGTATTGAACCGCGAAACCGGTGAGCCGATTGTGCCCATCGAAGAGGTGCCTGCACCTCAAGGCGCCGTGGAAGGTGACTGGACCGCCGAGACGCAGCCACGCTCTGCGCTTAACCTATTGCCTCCGCCGCTCACTGAGCGCGATATGTGGGGCGCATCGCCGTTTGATCAAATGATGTGCCGCATTCAGTTCAACTCTTTGCACTACGAAGGCCAGTACACGCCCCCTTCGCTGGAGGGCAGTATTGTTTATCCCGGCAACGTGGGTGTAATGAACTGGGGTGGGGTCGCAGTTGACCCCGAGCGCCAAGCGCTCTTCACTGGCGCTAAATACTTGGCATTTGTGTCTACGTTAATTCCTCGTAAAGAGGTAGAAGAGGGCCAGGGCTCGGCGAGCGAACAGGGCCTGCAAGCCAATGCAGGCGCCCCCTATGCCGTTGAACTCGGCCCACTGCTTTCAGTACTCGGCCTACCCTGCCAGGCGCCCTCCTGGGGCGACGTAGCCGGCATCGACCTGCAAAGTGCCGAGGTGGTATGGAAGCACCGCAATGGCACCACGCGGGACAGCATGCCGTTTGACCTGCCGATTGGCTTGAACGTCGGCGTTCCGGCGCTAGGCGGCCCGCTGACCACTGCAGGCGGGGTGTCATTCTTGAGCGGCACGCTGGATCAGTACCTGCGCGGATACGACATCACCACCGGCGAGGAGCTGTATAAAGCGCGCCTGCCAGCCGGTGGCCAAGCTACGCCGATGACCTATACAGGCCAGGATGGCCGCCAGTATGTGGTCGTCACGGCGGGGGGCCACGGCACCTTTGGTACCAAGATGGGCGATTACGTGATTGGCTACGCGCTACCGGAGTAA
- a CDS encoding NADP-dependent oxidoreductase, which yields MQSQFYTLTDYPNGLPDRALFKLETQTLPDLAEGEVRIRNRWLSVDPYMRGRMSGIRTYVEPFELGKPMEGGAIGEVIETNDSSLKVGDNVSHMGGWRDIAQLPAQGVTKLPDIDVPEQAYLGVLGMPGMTAWTGLNLIAECKPGDNVLVSAASGAVGSLAVQLAKAKGCHVVGIAGAAHKLAWLESLGVEPVSYRDRTALELSDAIKLASPNGIDVYYENVGGICLEAALSQLNEGARIAVCGMIDSYNAKEPTPGPSNLAQLVVRKAKMQGFIVADHWSSYPYFLNEVAPQVAEGKLVYKETVKEGLESTPDAFLALFDGGNTGKMLVKL from the coding sequence ATGCAGTCACAATTTTATACGCTTACCGATTACCCCAACGGCCTTCCCGACCGCGCACTGTTTAAGCTGGAAACACAAACGCTCCCCGACCTGGCCGAGGGCGAAGTGCGCATCCGTAACCGCTGGCTTTCCGTCGACCCTTATATGCGCGGTCGCATGAGCGGTATTCGCACCTACGTGGAGCCGTTTGAACTCGGCAAGCCGATGGAGGGCGGCGCCATTGGTGAGGTTATCGAAACCAATGACTCAAGCCTAAAAGTGGGCGACAACGTCAGCCATATGGGCGGCTGGCGGGATATCGCTCAACTGCCTGCCCAGGGGGTTACCAAGCTACCCGATATCGACGTTCCCGAGCAGGCCTACCTAGGCGTGCTGGGCATGCCGGGCATGACTGCCTGGACAGGCCTAAACCTGATTGCCGAGTGCAAACCGGGTGACAATGTGTTGGTTAGCGCGGCTAGTGGTGCCGTAGGCTCCCTGGCAGTGCAGTTGGCCAAAGCCAAGGGCTGCCATGTGGTTGGTATTGCTGGCGCTGCACATAAGCTGGCCTGGCTTGAATCACTGGGCGTTGAACCGGTGAGCTACCGCGACCGTACCGCACTGGAGTTAAGCGACGCCATTAAGCTCGCCAGCCCCAACGGCATCGATGTGTATTACGAAAACGTCGGCGGCATCTGCTTAGAAGCGGCATTGAGCCAGCTTAATGAAGGCGCACGGATTGCTGTATGCGGCATGATCGATAGCTACAATGCAAAAGAGCCCACTCCCGGCCCGAGCAATCTCGCTCAGCTGGTAGTGCGCAAGGCCAAAATGCAGGGCTTTATTGTGGCTGACCATTGGTCTAGCTACCCCTATTTCCTGAACGAAGTAGCCCCTCAGGTCGCGGAAGGCAAGCTGGTCTATAAAGAGACAGTCAAGGAGGGTCTGGAGAGCACGCCTGATGCATTCCTCGCCCTGTTTGACGGTGGTAACACCGGTAAAATGCTGGTCAAGCTATAA
- a CDS encoding septal ring lytic transglycosylase RlpA family protein — protein MGAQTRLFRTFLAALIFSCAANSAFAHETETQEGVASFYSDRFQGATTASGEPFDQQALTAAHPSLPLGSKVLVTRPDTGQEVEVLINDRGPFVNGRIIDLSKRAARELGMIRRGVAPVMVTLVN, from the coding sequence ATGGGAGCCCAAACACGACTGTTCCGAACGTTTTTAGCAGCGCTTATCTTCAGCTGCGCTGCCAATAGTGCTTTTGCACATGAAACAGAAACACAGGAGGGCGTTGCCTCTTTTTACAGTGATCGCTTTCAAGGAGCGACCACTGCAAGCGGAGAGCCCTTCGACCAGCAGGCGCTGACAGCCGCTCATCCTAGCCTCCCCTTGGGAAGCAAGGTGCTGGTGACAAGACCCGATACCGGGCAAGAAGTTGAAGTGCTGATCAATGATCGAGGCCCCTTCGTCAATGGACGGATCATTGATTTATCCAAGCGGGCCGCACGGGAGCTTGGCATGATTCGCCGAGGCGTCGCGCCGGTCATGGTCACTTTGGTCAATTAA
- a CDS encoding DMT family transporter — protein MHPVHSPALFPRWYSVGAALVAVMLWSAAPLLAEFAKATPPLQLTAVTLLAGSLATLPLSRRVNAVACGTGWQISVWVGVPLLIFGAVSTYFIGMRLAPAAEAALITYTWPVLFVLLSQWSRFGRLRIAGVVGALIAFSGAALLLVPQAINGGLGGATTGYALALLAACCWAIYSWLSQAAPVALTPLLPRLLLIACAIAVAASLLLEGNLAFPSGEALLAGITLGLGPYGVAMVAWDKALRWGHASLVGSLAYGVPILAALLLVLAGMSVLDWRLPAAAVLVVVGCLKASR, from the coding sequence ATGCATCCCGTTCACTCCCCCGCGTTATTTCCACGTTGGTACAGTGTTGGTGCAGCGCTGGTGGCCGTGATGCTTTGGAGTGCGGCGCCGCTGCTGGCTGAGTTTGCCAAAGCGACACCGCCCTTGCAGCTTACCGCTGTCACCCTGTTAGCAGGATCATTGGCGACGCTACCGTTAAGCCGCCGCGTTAACGCCGTGGCCTGTGGCACGGGGTGGCAGATCAGTGTTTGGGTAGGTGTGCCGTTACTCATCTTTGGCGCCGTTAGCACCTACTTTATTGGTATGCGGTTAGCGCCCGCCGCCGAAGCGGCGCTCATCACCTACACTTGGCCCGTGCTATTCGTGCTGCTTAGCCAATGGAGCCGTTTTGGCCGCCTGCGTATCGCGGGGGTTGTCGGTGCCCTGATTGCGTTTTCAGGCGCGGCGCTGCTACTGGTGCCTCAAGCCATCAATGGAGGCCTGGGTGGCGCCACCACGGGCTACGCGCTAGCCCTGTTGGCCGCCTGCTGCTGGGCGATCTATTCATGGTTAAGCCAGGCGGCGCCAGTGGCCTTAACGCCGCTACTACCGCGGCTACTGCTTATCGCCTGCGCTATTGCCGTGGCCGCCAGTTTACTACTGGAAGGCAATCTTGCCTTTCCCAGCGGCGAAGCGTTACTCGCGGGTATCACGTTAGGCTTAGGGCCTTATGGAGTAGCCATGGTGGCCTGGGATAAAGCGCTGCGCTGGGGGCACGCAAGCCTTGTGGGAAGCTTGGCCTACGGGGTGCCAATTCTAGCCGCCCTGCTGCTGGTGCTGGCAGGCATGAGTGTACTCGACTGGCGCTTACCCGCCGCGGCCGTACTGGTGGTGGTAGGCTGCCTAAAAGCGAGCCGTTAA
- a CDS encoding LysR substrate-binding domain-containing protein, whose product MRAPTLDLTLLRTLVAIADTGSVTAAAKRLAYTQSTVSMQLQRLEAQLSLTLHEREGRRIRFTPEGERLLSHARRLLALNDEAWSDMQARQITGDLTLGIPEDYASLLPSVFAYFHQLYPAVGLKVICGTSTHLVEQVKAKELDLALVTRQRNSPGGDVIRREPLLWAVGMNQQPLLSDPLPLALYSPGADVFREVAEQALQSAGRSWRVAYTSQSMAGLAPIVTAGLAIVVVTRSMLTPALRPLDESSGLPALPMIELALHRAPHRPSEPVRRLAELIREQLAVHEQAL is encoded by the coding sequence ATGCGTGCACCCACGCTGGATCTAACCCTGCTGCGTACTCTGGTGGCCATTGCGGACACCGGCAGCGTAACGGCAGCAGCAAAGCGGTTAGCGTATACCCAGTCCACCGTGAGCATGCAACTGCAGCGGTTAGAGGCGCAGCTATCGCTCACGCTACACGAGCGCGAAGGACGGCGAATACGCTTCACCCCAGAAGGCGAGCGCCTGCTCAGCCATGCACGGCGGCTATTGGCGCTGAACGATGAGGCGTGGAGTGATATGCAGGCGCGTCAGATCACTGGCGATCTCACCCTGGGTATTCCTGAAGATTACGCTTCGCTGCTGCCCTCGGTATTCGCCTACTTTCATCAGCTTTATCCCGCGGTTGGGTTAAAGGTGATCTGCGGTACCAGTACACACCTCGTCGAGCAAGTGAAGGCTAAAGAGCTGGATCTTGCCCTGGTGACCCGGCAGCGTAACTCGCCAGGGGGCGATGTGATTCGCCGGGAGCCGTTACTGTGGGCAGTCGGAATGAACCAGCAGCCGCTGCTTAGCGATCCACTGCCGCTGGCGCTCTACTCGCCGGGGGCCGACGTATTTCGTGAAGTGGCGGAGCAGGCATTGCAATCGGCGGGGCGCAGCTGGCGCGTTGCTTATACCAGCCAATCCATGGCGGGGCTGGCACCGATTGTCACCGCTGGATTGGCCATTGTGGTGGTGACCCGCAGTATGCTGACCCCAGCGCTGAGGCCACTGGATGAGAGCAGCGGGCTGCCTGCGTTGCCGATGATTGAGCTGGCGTTGCATCGGGCGCCGCACCGGCCTTCTGAACCTGTGCGCCGATTGGCCGAGTTAATACGCGAACAGCTGGCAGTGCATGAGCAAGCGCTATAA
- a CDS encoding cytochrome b translates to MHELDHYIYPHRVLHWLVAGAVLLSLASGLTLGFLGYERTVALVGNMLTNLLYTSHKTLGVLILLLMTLRIITRLAFVVPDHEPPLNAFERLVSTSVHHLLYIALIVMPLLGWAATASGGFPVEFFHWHLPGLIGEREQLSEQLFMWHERLGWAILGLVVLHVAGAMFHWKIKRDNVMKRMSLFD, encoded by the coding sequence ATGCACGAACTGGATCACTATATCTACCCGCATCGGGTGCTGCACTGGCTGGTGGCTGGCGCGGTGCTGCTCTCCTTGGCCAGCGGCTTAACGTTAGGCTTTTTGGGCTATGAGCGCACCGTTGCTTTAGTCGGCAATATGCTCACAAACCTGCTGTATACCAGCCACAAAACGCTGGGGGTGTTGATACTGCTGCTAATGACACTACGTATTATTACCCGGCTGGCCTTTGTGGTACCTGACCACGAGCCGCCCCTAAATGCCTTCGAGCGGCTGGTGAGTACCAGCGTCCATCACTTGCTTTACATAGCACTGATTGTTATGCCTTTACTAGGGTGGGCGGCGACCGCAAGCGGCGGTTTTCCGGTGGAGTTTTTCCACTGGCATTTACCCGGTTTGATTGGCGAACGCGAGCAACTGTCTGAACAGCTCTTTATGTGGCATGAACGTCTGGGGTGGGCCATTTTAGGCTTGGTGGTGCTGCACGTCGCTGGCGCTATGTTCCATTGGAAAATCAAGCGCGATAACGTTATGAAGCGTATGAGCCTGTTTGATTAA
- a CDS encoding diguanylate cyclase, producing the protein MHARRFIAGVYTGLLLLLAVCFMPWAQASIPLSASPSQASYSLAPYNEYWHADTPSLTINDLLAQPRPFQPTQDAQDLNFGYTRGDVWLRTQVYNDSPHPQRWIVEFEYPFLDYVTFYTFRQQLSEVQLSGSAVPVELRALAHRQAVFPLELAAFETVTLYTHVAASGSKMLNYNLLTPETFYTQNDRHNFWLATYFGMLLAMGLYNLLLFFGFKERVFLHYSLFVAGFGLAILAFNGIGTLMFWSFLGENTSRLVALGFTFASAMATLFAQSFLNTEIYCPRWHQVLNTFRGYCWLAVIASLLLPIPTALHIMDVTGFMAALLLLTCGSYCSFRRLPSARLFVFAWSLFLLGAGVFALRNLGILPANFITLHGIQIGSALEMLLLSFALAARFNKLKRQKERAQAAMLAALKKQEAVLEQKVAARTRALEHLANCDMLTGLLNRHGLARCAADALERNRQYDQRLALLMLDLDRFKPINDCYGHEAGDFVLQQIAKRIAHLARTDDHCARFGGDEFIIIMENIESCDTLENIQARIDEAIRSPIKLPCGERVSVSVSIGVSTCQGTEGATLESLLREADSHMYAVKSRQAVEFYRYGSAS; encoded by the coding sequence ATGCATGCACGACGTTTTATAGCGGGTGTTTACACCGGTCTATTGCTGCTGCTTGCGGTTTGTTTTATGCCGTGGGCACAGGCAAGTATTCCTCTATCCGCATCGCCAAGCCAGGCGAGCTATTCACTCGCCCCTTATAACGAGTACTGGCACGCAGACACACCGTCTTTAACGATTAACGATTTGCTTGCCCAGCCGCGACCTTTTCAGCCAACCCAAGACGCTCAAGATTTAAATTTCGGTTATACCCGCGGTGATGTGTGGCTGCGCACCCAAGTGTATAACGACTCGCCACATCCCCAGCGTTGGATAGTGGAGTTTGAGTACCCGTTCCTGGATTACGTTACCTTTTATACGTTTCGCCAACAGCTTAGCGAAGTACAGCTAAGCGGCAGTGCGGTTCCCGTTGAACTGCGCGCGCTCGCCCACCGGCAGGCAGTTTTCCCACTAGAGCTGGCCGCCTTTGAAACCGTCACTCTGTATACCCATGTGGCTGCATCAGGCAGTAAGATGCTGAACTACAATTTATTAACGCCAGAGACATTTTATACCCAAAATGACCGGCATAATTTTTGGCTGGCGACCTACTTCGGCATGCTGCTGGCAATGGGGTTATATAATTTACTGCTGTTTTTTGGCTTCAAAGAGCGCGTATTTCTTCACTACTCGCTATTTGTCGCTGGCTTTGGCCTGGCCATTCTCGCGTTTAATGGCATTGGCACACTCATGTTCTGGAGTTTTTTAGGTGAAAACACGTCACGCTTGGTGGCGCTCGGTTTCACGTTTGCTTCCGCTATGGCCACGCTGTTTGCGCAGAGTTTTCTTAATACTGAGATCTATTGCCCTCGCTGGCATCAAGTCTTAAATACCTTTCGCGGCTACTGCTGGCTCGCCGTTATTGCCTCGCTGCTGCTGCCCATTCCCACAGCGCTTCACATCATGGATGTAACGGGTTTTATGGCGGCTTTACTGCTCCTGACATGCGGCAGTTACTGCAGTTTTCGCCGCTTACCCAGCGCTCGGCTATTCGTATTCGCATGGTCGCTATTTCTGCTGGGTGCAGGTGTCTTTGCACTGCGCAACCTGGGCATACTGCCAGCGAATTTTATTACTCTACACGGCATTCAAATTGGCTCAGCATTAGAAATGTTACTGCTTTCATTTGCGCTGGCAGCGCGCTTTAACAAACTTAAACGGCAAAAAGAGCGTGCCCAAGCCGCTATGTTAGCTGCTCTTAAAAAGCAGGAAGCCGTGCTGGAACAAAAAGTCGCCGCTCGTACTAGAGCACTGGAGCATTTAGCCAACTGCGATATGCTGACCGGTTTATTAAATCGACACGGCCTGGCGCGCTGCGCTGCAGACGCCCTGGAGCGGAATCGCCAATATGACCAGCGGCTGGCATTACTGATGCTTGATCTTGATCGCTTTAAACCCATTAACGACTGTTACGGCCATGAGGCAGGTGATTTCGTACTACAACAAATAGCTAAACGCATCGCCCACTTGGCGCGAACCGATGATCACTGCGCACGCTTTGGCGGTGATGAGTTTATTATCATCATGGAGAATATTGAGTCGTGCGATACGCTTGAGAATATTCAGGCGCGTATTGACGAAGCCATTCGCTCACCGATCAAACTTCCCTGCGGTGAGCGAGTTAGCGTGAGTGTGAGCATCGGGGTCAGCACTTGCCAAGGAACAGAGGGCGCCACGCTTGAGAGTTTACTGCGTGAAGCCGATAGTCATATGTACGCAGTCAAATCACGCCAAGCGGTGGAGTTCTATCGCTACGGCTCGGCGAGTTAG